The following are encoded together in the Lactuca sativa cultivar Salinas chromosome 1, Lsat_Salinas_v11, whole genome shotgun sequence genome:
- the LOC111892418 gene encoding peroxidase 27: protein MAGGMNLFGIFMLQIIVLSLFSLHAEGQGLKVGFYKKSCPQAEVIVSKVISDVMAVAPSLSGPLLRMHFHDCFIRGCDGSVLLDSPTNQSEKFSPPNLSLRGFNIIDRVKLALEKACPDVVSCADIVALVARDVTVATKGPFWEVETGRRDGNVSLFIDPITPVTGLPSFASNISVLKQSWALRGLNTKDLVVLSGGHTIGISHCSSFDSRLYNFTGEGDTDPTMDPNYIARLKLKCKPNDLTTFAELDPGSFKTFDDSYFKLVTKRRGLLQSDAALLDDPETRAYMIQATSEGSTFFKDFGVSMVSMGRIGVLTGSQGEIRKVCTKRN, encoded by the exons ATGGCTGGTGGAATGAACTTATTCGGGATTTTCATGCTTCAAATAATAGTCCTATCACTGTTTTCTTTACATGCTGAAGGCCAAGGGTTGAAAGTAGGGTTCTATAAGAAATCATGCCCTCAAGCCGAGGTGATAGTATCTAAGGTTATCAGCGATGTTATGGCTGTAGCACCATCTCTATCTGGCCCACTTTTGAGAATGCACTTCCACGATTGCTTCATTAGG GGTTGTGATGGATCTGTGCTACTGGATTCTCCAACGAATCAGTCCGAGAAATTTTCACCACCAAATCTAAGCTTAAGAGGGTTCAACATTATCGATAGGGTGAAGCTGGCGTTAGAAAAGGCCTGCCCAGATGTGGTTTCATGTGCTGACATTGTAGCCTTAGTTGCCAGAGACGTTACAGTAGCG ACTAAGGGACCATTTTGGGAGGTTGAAACAGGCCGAAGAGATGGAAATGTGTCTTTATTCATTGATCCCATAACCCCAGTGACAGGTTTACCATCATTTGCCTCAAACATCAGTGTTTTGAAACAATCGTGGGCATTAAGGGGCCTAAACACAAAAGACCTTGTTGTTCTCTCAG GAGGGCACACCATAGGGATATCTCATTGTTCGTCATTTGATAGCCGGCTCTACAACTTTACCGGTGAAGGTGATACAGACCCCACCATGGACCCTAACTACATTGCAAGATTGAAGTTAAAGTGCAAGCCAAACGATCTAACCACTTTTGCTGAGTTAGACCCAGGAAGCTTCAAGACATTCGATGACTCCTATTTCAAATTAGTGACAAAGAGGAGGGGACTTCTTCAATCCGATGCAGCCTTACTCGATGACCCAGAGACTAGAGCTTACATGATTCAAGCTACTAGCGAGGGTTCCACATTCTTCAAGGACTTTGGTGTCTCTATGGTTAGCATGGGCAGGATTGGGGTCCTTACAGGTTCTCAAGGTGAAATTCGGAAAGTATGCACCAAAAGAAACTAG